The DNA window AGGGTGTAGCCAAACTTCGCTTAGATAAATTCAATGCATACGAAGGTAATGGGGTTGGGCAGGTAATAATGAATGCAGCGAAAACGCCTTACCAGATCAGCAGCGAGTTCTCGCTCGATAAAATTAATGCTCAGCCGTTGTTGAACGACGCTGTAGGGTTTGACAAGGTATTAGGGAAAGGCAGTATGGCGTTTGCTTTGACAACCCAAGGCGAGAGTCAGAAGCAATTTGTGAATGCGCTAAATGGTAATTTCAACTTTGCGCTGACTGACGGTGGTGTAAAAGGCGCGAATTTAGCAGAAATGGTTCGCCAAGCAAAAGAGTTATTAAAAGGCGATTTGTCGTCGTTGAAAAATGGCCTCAATAGTGATTTCGACAAAGATAAAACTACCGATTTTTCATCTCTTACGGGAAGTTTCCTATTCAAACAAGGCGTTGGAACAAACCGCGATCTCATGATGGCGAGCCCGCTTTTACGTATTACGGGCGAAGGCCAAGTCGATTTGCCGAATACGGTGGTGGATTATCGCTTAGTAACGGGCATTGTGGATACCATTGAAGGCCAGCATAGTGCCGATACCAGCACAGGCTTTAAAATCCCAGTACGGATAAAAGGGCCATTCCATGATGTTAAGACGAACCTTGATTTAAGTGATGCGGCCAAAGAGCAGGCCAAAGACAAAGTAAAAGACAAACTCAAAGACAAGTTGAAAGGGTTGTTTGGTGGTTAGTTGCAATACAGCAGCAATACTTAAACGTTAACGTCAAAAAAGTGAGCGATAAGCTCACTTTTTTTGCTTTAGCGCAAACCTTGAGCATCTTAGGCAGATTTTTAACCCCATGTAATCTGATGTAATTGCTGGGCGTGCTAAAGTGTGGTTGTATTACGAAGTAGTACGACTTATTAATTATATAAGGAAAACGGAAATGGCGAATTCTCTAAGCTTTGAAGTGTGGCCAACATCTGATTTAAACGAAGTGTGGAAAATTATTGGCGCTGACGGTGAGCAAGGTGAAGAAGTAAAAATTACGCTGACACCTGAAATGCAAAATGTTGAACTCTATTATGAAATGAGTCAACAAAGTACCTCAGAAGGTTGGCAATTTGCCGACAACGGTACGTTCTTTGTGGATGCGCAAGATAACTTTAATTATCAAGTCAACAGTGTGGTCGCGAATGCGGGCAAAAGCATGATAGTGAGCATTTCAAGTCTTAGCTCAGGTCAAACAATTCCACCGGATATTGCAGCAGATATGGCAGCAAATCCAGATAAAGTGTTTGTGGTTAATCTTATCACCAATAATAACTTTGAGATTGCCTACCGCTTAATCGCTAAAAACGACCATTTAAATGGTAATGTTCGTTATTTCTCGCAAGATCCTAGAGTTATCATTGACGATCCAGATATTCCATAATTTGATGTGTATCAGTTACATAAATAGGTAAAGTTTTCTTTACCTATTAACGTGTTGGTTTTTTGGATCTTACAAAGCGGTTTAAACCACCCTAAACGGAAAAAAGCACTGTTCCAACCGAGATCTAAGCTTTGTTGTAACGAGGCAATTGCGGAGTAATTTTCACCTATCAGTGTTTGTATTAACGTTTTTACGTAATAGGCTTCAGCTGACTCTGGTTCTTCCAATATATTCTTTTCGATTAAAGCCAGCGCTTCTTGATATCTACCTAAGTGAGCAAGCGCTTGAGCTCTTATCAACTTTAATGTTTGTTGTTCGTCGGCCGCTAAAATCTTGCTATACAATTCGAGCGATTTTGCCGAATGACCCAATAAATTGTGGATATCGGCTAAGTTGATTAAAGCCTCAGTGTTATTTGGCGCGAGCGCTACAACACGCTCGGAGTGAATGAGTGCTTGCTCTAGTTTTCCAAGTAACATCAAAACAACGGAGTAGTTGTTTAGCGTAGAGGTGTTGACTTGCCGATTATTTAGCAGCTTCTCATAGGAGGTATTTGCTTCCGCAAGATTACCAAGTAACAAGGATATATCTGCTATTGCCTTTAAGGTTTTAAAATCATTTGGCGCATAGGTCAACGCCTTTTTTAAATAGGGTAATGCGTCTTTGTATTTTCCTAGTCTAATATTAAACAGCGCCAAATTTGTCGTAATATCAAGCGTAGGCCGGAGTTTGTAGGCTAGTTCTGCGTGCTTCAGAGCTAAGCTGTAATCCTTTTGAAAACTGTAATAGACGCTAACAATTCCTTGTTTTTGAAACTCATCGAAGGCGGAACCTTCAATCAATTCTAACGTCTTAGTGGCGTTAGCGGAGTCGTTCAAATATTGGAAAAGTTGTAATAAGCTAGCTTGAAAAAGAAACGTCTTTTTAAACTCTTCAGGAGACTTGTCGAGAGTTTTCTTTAGTGAATATAAATGCTTCTTGTTTGATGAATTTCTATAAGCAGCGATGGATACTTTTGTATAAATTGAATATAAAGGCCAAAAATCTGGCGCATTTTGAATCAAGGTATCTAATTCAAGCATCAATTCATCGCTGTTGGCATCCGCTTGCAACGCTTTTTGATGAAGTGAGAAGTATTGTTCTAGTACTTCTTTATTTACACTTTCAGTTTCAGTGTTAGGTGCATTTAACGACCGGATAGAATAAGACGCCATATTGAACAGTTCGCCATAGTTTTTACTAGCGCTAACGTTTCTTAAGTGGCTTATCAATGTGGCTGATTGACCATCGACTATATTGAACTCGAAATCACAACTTTGCGACGTGCAATTTGCATCGACAGTAATAAGCTCCTCAGCATTCAAGGCGTGACCAAGTTCCTTTAACGAAGCGTTATCACCCAATAGCCTCTTCGCTTGATTGACTTCACTGTCTGAAATCAAGACATAACGTTTGCTGTTTAAAAAGTGCTGCTTAATCGCATCATCAATGGCGAGGTTGAGTATTTGTTTATGCGAATCTGCCAGTTGGTTGTCGCCACTGAATTCAGGGGGGAGTGCAGCAACATAGATTTTAGGTTTATTGGCTTGCCAATATTGATAGCCAAATACACAAAGTAAAGTGATGAACACCACGCCTAAGCTGGCAAAAAGAACCCTTTTAAGATGAGGGTAACGTGGAGGAGGCAAGACGTCGTTGAGCGCCATCGTATCATTGGAATCCTCATAACTTGCTTGCAACAGGGCCTGTTTAAGCTGGTGGGCGACTATTTGGGTGTTTAATGGTCGCTTTTGAGGGTCTTGTTTAAGCAATGCATCCATTAAATCAGTCAGTGGTTTCGGTAACCCAAAGACTAAGTTCGCGGTTTCTGGCAACTGTGTGGTACGAATACGCTCAGCAACCGCTTTGTCAGAATCTTCACCAAAGGGATGGCGACCGGCTAATAACTGAAACGCGATAATGCCAAAACTGAATAAGTCGCTTCGATGATCCAACGGCAGGCGGTTCATTTGTTCAGGAGACATGGCTTTGAGCGAACCAAAGCTGGTGTTGGCTGTCTTTGCACCTTGTTCTTTGAGTTGCGCGATACCAAAATCCGCGATCTTAGCGACGCCTTGTTCGTTCACCAGAATATTTTCTGGTTTTAAATCTAAATGCAGTATGTTGCGTTCATGTGCCGCGACTAAGCCATTTGCAATATCGCTCAGTAGTGATAGCTTTTTCTCAAGTGACAGCGTAACGGTGCGGGTATAATGGGTTAGCGTTTGGCCGGCGACATATTCCATTTCAAGATAAAGACCTTGGGCTGAGTCTTTAACATCATAAAGCTGCACAATATTATGGTGATTTAAACGAGCGAGTAGCTTTGCCTCACGCATTACGTCGGCATTACTACCAAGGTGGCTTTTAATAAATTTTATTGCCACTTTGCGGTCCAACCGCGTATCGGTTGCCACATAGACTTCACCCATGCCACTTTGTGCTAAACGGGTTATGTTGCTGTAATGCTCGCTGATTGAAATCACAATGTGCCCAGGTCTCCACTTCGACTTGTAATCAGTGTAACGCCAAATGCATTAAATGAGTATCTCTAAGCGATTAATTCTGTGTGTCATTTTATCGTATTGTGGTTGTGCAAGGGGGGAATAGAGTTATTAAGATAGCGCTGTCAGCAAGGCAATCAAAAAGCGGGCATTCACCCTGCGGCGATGCTGCAATAAAAAGGTTTTGCCTCGCATTGAAAACTGGCCTCAGGCGATAAGTCGCTTTATTATTGAGTTCGAGGTACGCCTCAAAAAACATCTTAACCAAATAGCAGTGACACGGAATCTGTTACAGGATCAAGTCAGGGGGAACCTCCCGTCTTAGGTCGAATAACACGCGTTTAATCAAAGACATTATTAAGGAATAATTGTGAAACTAACCTCATCCCTTTTCATTGCGGGCTTGTATTGCTCAACGCTGATGCTGAGTTTGCCAAGCAGCGCAGCCACGACGCTTGAGAGCGAGCAGGTAAGCGCACAGCGACAACCCAACGTGAAAACCTTTACCTTAGAACTTTGGGCGCCAGATGAG is part of the Pseudoalteromonas xiamenensis genome and encodes:
- a CDS encoding protein kinase domain-containing protein, encoding MISISEHYSNITRLAQSGMGEVYVATDTRLDRKVAIKFIKSHLGSNADVMREAKLLARLNHHNIVQLYDVKDSAQGLYLEMEYVAGQTLTHYTRTVTLSLEKKLSLLSDIANGLVAAHERNILHLDLKPENILVNEQGVAKIADFGIAQLKEQGAKTANTSFGSLKAMSPEQMNRLPLDHRSDLFSFGIIAFQLLAGRHPFGEDSDKAVAERIRTTQLPETANLVFGLPKPLTDLMDALLKQDPQKRPLNTQIVAHQLKQALLQASYEDSNDTMALNDVLPPPRYPHLKRVLFASLGVVFITLLCVFGYQYWQANKPKIYVAALPPEFSGDNQLADSHKQILNLAIDDAIKQHFLNSKRYVLISDSEVNQAKRLLGDNASLKELGHALNAEELITVDANCTSQSCDFEFNIVDGQSATLISHLRNVSASKNYGELFNMASYSIRSLNAPNTETESVNKEVLEQYFSLHQKALQADANSDELMLELDTLIQNAPDFWPLYSIYTKVSIAAYRNSSNKKHLYSLKKTLDKSPEEFKKTFLFQASLLQLFQYLNDSANATKTLELIEGSAFDEFQKQGIVSVYYSFQKDYSLALKHAELAYKLRPTLDITTNLALFNIRLGKYKDALPYLKKALTYAPNDFKTLKAIADISLLLGNLAEANTSYEKLLNNRQVNTSTLNNYSVVLMLLGKLEQALIHSERVVALAPNNTEALINLADIHNLLGHSAKSLELYSKILAADEQQTLKLIRAQALAHLGRYQEALALIEKNILEEPESAEAYYVKTLIQTLIGENYSAIASLQQSLDLGWNSAFFRLGWFKPLCKIQKTNTLIGKENFTYLCN